CGTTCCTCACCTCATGTTCGCTATGCCGATGAAGCGGTAAATATAGGACCTCCCCCCTCTTCCGAATCTTACCTTTTGGGTGATAAAATACTAAAAATTGCCAAGGAACTAAATGTTGATGGAATACATCCCGGATATGGTTTTCTTTCTGAAAATGCAGACTTTGCACAAAAGGTTGAAAACGAAAATATTACTTTTATAGGACCCACTCCCTCTGCAATAAAAATAATGGGAAATAAACTTGCAGCAAAAGATGCTGTAAAAGAATTTGATATTCCAATGATACCGGGAACAGATTACGCAGTAAGTGATACTGCAAAAGCCATGAAAATTGCAAAAGAAATTGGATTTCCAATATTGATAAAAGCTGCTGCCGGTGGTGGTGGCAAAGGAATGAGAGTTGTTGAAAAAGAAGAAGAATTGAAAGAACAGATGGAAAGAGCCATTAGTGAAGCAAAATCTTCTTTTGGTGACGGTTCTGTATTTATTGAAAGATATGTTGCTTCTCCAAGACATGTAGAAATACAAATTCTTGCTGATAAACATGGAAATATTGTTCATCTTTTTGAAAGAGAATGTTCAATTCAAAGAAGACATCAAAAAATTATTGAGGAAGCTCCTTCTGCAATTTTAACAGAAGAGTTGAGAGAAAAAATGGCTAAGAGTGCAATTGATGTTGCAAGGGCTGTTGATTATGTTGGTGCAGGAACAGTTGAGTTTCTTCTTGATGAAAAAATGAATTATTATTTTCTTGAAATGAACACACG
This genomic interval from Bacteroidota bacterium contains the following:
- a CDS encoding acetyl-CoA carboxylase biotin carboxylase subunit → MKKVLVANRGEIALRVMRSLREMGIKTVAVYSDADRSSPHVRYADEAVNIGPPPSSESYLLGDKILKIAKELNVDGIHPGYGFLSENADFAQKVENENITFIGPTPSAIKIMGNKLAAKDAVKEFDIPMIPGTDYAVSDTAKAMKIAKEIGFPILIKAAAGGGGKGMRVVEKEEELKEQMERAISEAKSSFGDGSVFIERYVASPRHVEIQILADKHGNIVHLFERECSIQRRHQKIIEEAPSAILTEELREKMAKSAIDVARAVDYVGAGTVEFLLDEKMNYYFLEMNTRLQVEHTVTEYITHTDLVSEQVKIARGEKLSLKQKDIKIRGHAIEVRVYAEDPAENFSPAVGTLNTYIPPKGKGVRVDDGYEEGMEVSIYYDPMIAKLITYGETRDIAIKRMIRAIGEYRISGVKTILPFCVFVMKHQAFIDAKFDTHFVSEHFEPEFLNQDIHEEAEIAAMLAAKIINEDKKKSAEIINTTTGT